From one Papilio machaon chromosome 16, ilPapMach1.1, whole genome shotgun sequence genomic stretch:
- the LOC123721794 gene encoding uncharacterized protein LOC123721794: MFGGSTYYDDPRREKGRLMTMAGFTVTPLDAPLDSALLDSARLNSGAPKNDISTARFAAVRQSCTNRYKMNGNAYLTARLNGVRLKRTMAVEAHERRALRPRRANRTRSTNGAAQAREFETLLIPQYISERARSDGAAETRDCKTSQTKANPVSVYSQWIAAKEYASSPGGSSSQAPTGGVQDKVNGRHRGRHPTLGRDAYQSQNKNESLDNVEKMHYLKSHLTGEAEQFVRHKEISDLNYAQCWAKLEKRYSNKKYLSNCILKRLFSQKRMLIESAAGLKELLDTTNDCLSALTNLNVDVSTWDIIIIHIVTFKLDPETRKQWELTTNSNDINELPTYEQFATFLENRFRAFERIEPNKVHQVTRSHVPKAMVTTSSSKIRCEYCSETHKLCFCKKFANQPVDSRRDFVVKHNICFNCLGSNHSVYNCKKQTNCKVCLKRHHSLLHPSGESVKKDQDIRANVMTVDASSSASVDHVVACLSTNKVPRTRQVLLATALVKAESKGGDFQLVRVLLDQGSQACLITEATVQYLRLPKIPIQGILSGLGNSSTVARYMVQIKIQSRIDPHFNLQVTAYVLTKITSYLPEQSINKDILKCINISSNDLADPQFNQPNKIDILLGADAYSCILKEGIRRSPSSNLIAQNTNFGWILSGAVNNSNENSNFTHNNINVMHTQIREEDVLKRFWEIEEQINNKKILTPDEQKCEEFYAATTSRREDGRYVVRLPFRIEDPQFEDTRSVAEIKFKSLEKRLEKDKELKERYTSVIKEYLQLDHMRPVNDNKGDVAVYLPHHAVIRNDKTTTKVRVVFNASEKYKSGVSLNDTLIAGPSLQADLRHTVLRWRVHPIGLVADIVKMYRQIRIADEDTKYQRILWRDSPNKEIRDYELLTVTFGTTSAPYQAVRTLHQIVYDEGKMYPLAAEKVLNCFYMDDLMTGCYNVEEGLAIYKEMTELLGKGGFLLQKWNSNNEEIINKINEAERQGIQNQLDQKQIVQQQGGQKQIDQCTEMETRTSQQGEKNNKDIEDKGIDHKIDNVIKILGLSWNRSIDAFQYTVNLPPQTTAPVTKRAVISNIARLFDPLGWLAPSVVIAKIFIQKLWLAGIEWDEELNPELKQEWNTYRQELSHLTQIAIPRWLGTNSNDDRELHGFCDASKAAYSAVVYLRMTDVTGKVKIALLVAKTRVAPIKQISIPRLELCGAVLLSKLLMETAEVLQISTNKIFAWTDSTVVLAWLNSHPSRWKTFVANRTSEILTSMQPSQWFHVSTTENPADCASRGLLPSLLVENSLWFSGPTFLSSTIIYKKQDVLKTDLEQTLKVYAVVTSSKDCDIFQTFERYSSLSKLLRVIAYCRRFKNKGKNDTDYLQKTELEKALECCIRRTQEDTFKEEYVQLQDKGFLRLKKSKLKSLCPYLDENGLIRVKGRLEKSSLDEQMKHPIVLPNNAHLTRLIVADAHIKTLHGGNQLMLNYLRSAYWILGARNLVKRHINKCVTCAKQRASTKAQIMGDLPSVRCNPSRPFLHSGVDYAGPINVRTTKGRGHHSYKGYICLFVCMSTRALHLEVVSDMGTQAFLAAFRRFVSRRGHCAKLYSDNGTTFVGASRELQRLAPYQTSIAQHLEANNTEWHFIPPHAPNFGGLWEAGVKSTKFHLKRVIGDATLTYEELTTLLTQVEACLNSRPISVMNLNDPGEPIPLTPGHFLIGEPIISIPEYTNYESSNVHSLTRWQFVQRMLQSFWRRWSQEYLSNLMHRYKWSSKAQEPKIGDIVLIKEDDMPPSRWLMGRIIEKHPGDDKITRVVTLRTKSSSIIKRPTNKLCILPVFEE, encoded by the exons CGTGTACTCGCAGTGGATCGCTGCAAAGGAGTACGCGTCATCGCCAGGAGGTAGCAGTTCACAAGCGCCTACCGGTGGAGTTCAAGACAAGGTCAACGGGCGTCACAGAGGGCGCCACCCGACACTTGGACGTGACGCATATCAATCACAGA ataaaaatgagAGTTTAGACAATGTAGAAAAGATGCATTACTTAAAATCGCACCTTACGGGCGAAGCAGAACAATTTGTAAGACATAAAGAAATTTCTGACTTGAATTACGCCCAGTGTTGGGCCAAGTTAGAAAAACgctatagtaataaaaaatatctctcaAATTGTATTCTAAAAAGATTGTTTAGTCAAAAGCGTATGTTAATTGAGTCTGCCGCTGGTCTCAAAGAGTTGCTCGACACAACAAATGATTGTCTTAGTGCgcttactaatttaaatgtcgATGTATCTACATGGGATATTATCATCATTCACATAGTCACTTTTAAACTTGATCCCGAAACTCGGAAACAATGGGAGTTAACTACAAATAGTAACGACATTAATGAATTACCTACCTACGAACAATTTGCCACCTTTTTAGAGAATCGTTTTCGCGCCTTTGAAAGGATAGAGCCAAACAAGGTTCATCAGGTCACCAGGTCCCATGTTCCTAAGGCAATGGTAACGACAAGTTCAAGCAAGATTCGCTGTGAATATTGCTCTGAGACACACAAATTGTGTTTCTGTAAGAAGTTCGCGAACCAACCAGTTGACTCAAGACGGGACTTTgttgtaaaacataacatatgttttaattgtttggGTAGCAATCATAGTGTTTACAATTGTAAGAAACAGACAAATTGTAAAGTGTGTCTAAAACGGCACCATTCTTTACTACACCCAAGTGGTGAGTCCGTAAAGAAAGATCAGGATATACGAGCTAATGTGATGACTGTTGATGCTAGCTCTTCGGCTAGTGTTGATCATGTTGTTGCGTGTTTATCTACCAATAAAGTACCTAGAACTCGACAGGTTTTATTAGCTACAGCACTGGTTAAAGCTGAGTCCAAGGGGGGTGACTTTCAGTTGGTAAGAGTATTGCTTGACCAAGGCTCTCAAGCATGCTTAATCACTGAGGCCACAGTTCAATACCTAAGACTTCCGAAAATTCCAATTCAAGGAATTTTGTCTGGCTTAGGTAATAGTTCAACTGTTGCAAGGTACatggtacaaataaaaattcaatctcGGATAGATCCGCACTTCAATTTACAAGTAACAGCTTACGTGTTGACGAAAATTACGTCTTATTTACCGGAGCAGAgcataaataaagatattttaaaatgtatcaatatATCAAGTAATGATCTAGCCGATCCCCAGTTCAACCAacctaataaaattgatattttattaggaGCTGATGCTTACAGCTGCATTCTAAAGGAAGGCATAAGGAGAAGTCCATCAAGTAACTTGATCGCGCAGAACACCAATTTCGGATGGATCTTATCAGGTGctgtaaataattcaaatgaaaattctAACTTCAcacacaataatattaatgtaatgcaTACACAAATAAGAGAAGAAGATGTTCTCAAGCGATTTTGGGAAATTgaagaacaaattaataataaaaagatactTACCCCAGATGAACAAAAATGTGAAGAATTTTATGCCGCTACTACCTCAAGACGAGAAGATGGTAGATACGTAGTAAGATTACCATTCCGCATTGAGGACCCTCAATTTGAAGATACTCGTTCCGtagctgaaataaaatttaaatcattagaaAAAAGGTTAGAAAAGGACAAAGAGCTAAAAGAAAGGTACACTAGTGTAATAAAAGAATACTTACAATTGGATCACATGAGACctgtaaatgataataaaggGGATGTTGCTGTATACTTACCTCACCATGCAGTGATACGGAATGACAAAACAACTACCAAGGTAAGGGTAGTCTTCAATGCATCGGAAAAATATAAGTCAGGTGTTTCGTTAAATGATACACTCATAGCCGGTCCATCATTGCAAGCAGATTTGAGACATACTGTGTTGAGATGGAGAGTTCATCCTATTGGTCTAGTGGCagatattgttaaaatgtaccGTCAGATAAGGATAGCTGATGAGGACACCAAATACCAACGAATACTCTGGCGTGATAGtccaaataaagaaataaggGATTACGAATTGCTGACAGTAACGTTTGGAACCACTTCAGCTCCTTACCAGGCAGTCAGAACACTTCACCAGATAGTTTACGATGAAGGTAAAATGTATCCGCTAGCAGCCGAGAAggttttaaattgcttttacaTGGATGATTTAATGACTGGATGCTATAATGTAGAAGAAGGACTAGCaatttataaggaaatgacaGAATTGTTAGGAAAGGGGggatttttattgcaaaagtGGAACAGTAATAATgaggaaattataaataagataaatgaaGCAGAGAGGCAAGGAATACAAAATCAATTAGATCAAAAGCAAATAGTTCAACAACAAGGAGgtcaaaaacaaatagatCAATGTACGGAAATGGAAACTAGAACAAGCCAACaaggagaaaaaaataataaggacATAGAAGATAAGGGAATAGATCATAAAATagacaatgttattaaaattttaggacTATCTTGGAACCGCAGCATAGATGCATTCCAGTATACTGTGAATCTTCCACCGCAGACGACTGCACCTGTAACAAAAAGAgctgtaatttcaaatatagcaCGTTTGTTCGATCCTCTAGGATGGCTAGCTCCGAGTGTAGtaatagcaaaaatatttatccaaaAATTATGGCTCGCTGGAATTGAGTGGGATGAAGAATTAAATCCTGAGTTGAAACAAGAATGGAATACTTACCGACAGGAATTGTCTCATCTTACCCAGATCGCCATTCCACGCTGGCTTGGCACGAACTCCAACGATGACCGCGAGctacatggtttttgtgacgCTTCTAAGGCAGCCTACTCAGCTGTGGTATACTTGCGAATGACGGATGTCACAGGCAAGGTCAAAATTGCCTTGTTAGTTGCAAAGACTAGAGTTGCCCCTATAAAGCAGATCAGCATTCCTCGTTTGGAATTGTGTGGGGCAGTACTcctttcaaaattattgatgGAAACGGCGGAGGTATTGCAGATTTCAACGAATAAAATCTTTGCTTGGACAGATTCTACTGTTGTTTTAGCTTGGCTAAATAGTCACCCAAGCAGATGGAAAACGTTCGTGGCCAATCGCACATCTGAAATATTGACTTCAATGCAACCATCTCAATGGTTCCATGTGTCAACGACGGAAAACCCGGCAGACTGTGCATCAAGAGGACTTTTACCCAGTTTGCTTGTGGAGAATTCCCTTTGGTTTTCTGGACCAACTTTTCTTAGTTCaaccattatttataaaaagcaagATGTTCTGAAAACGGACTTAGAGCaaacattaaaagtttatGCTGTTGTAACTTCAAGCAAGGATTGTGATATATTTCAAACTTTTGAAAGATATTCCTCTTTATCAAAACTACTACGAGTAATTGCATATTGTcgtcgatttaaaaataaaggtaaaaacGATACTGACTATTTACAGAAAACAGAACTCGAAAAGGCATTAGAATGCTGTATAAGAAGAACACAGGAAGATACTTTTAAGGAAGAATATGTACAATTGCAAGACAAAGGGTTCTTAAGGCTAAAGAAAAGTAAGTTAAAGTCATTGTGCCCTTATTTAGACGAAAACGGTTTGATTAGAGTAAAGGGTAGACTAGAGAAATCTTCGCTAGACGAACAGATGAAGCATCCAATAGTATTGCCAAACAACGCACATCTTACTCGCTTAATAGTAGCCGACGCTCACATCAAGACACTACACGGAGGTAACCAGCTCATGCTAAACTATTTAAGATCAGCCTACTGGATACTTGGAGCAAGAAATTTAGTTAAAAGGCACATTAACAAATGCGTGACCTGTGCTAAGCAAAGAGCCAGTACCAAGGCCCAAATAATGGGTGACCTTCCGTCTGTCAGATGTAACCCGTCGAGACCGTTCTTGCACAGTGGTGTTGACTACGCAGGTCCTATAAATGTAAGGACAACAAAGGGTCGTGGTCACCATTCATATAAAGGCTacatatgtttgtttgtttgtatgtctACGCGCGCTTTACATCTAGAAGTAGTCAGTGACATGGGTACGCAAGCATTTTTAGCGGCCTTTAGACGGTTTGTGTCTAGACGTGGTCATTGTGCCAAACTTTATAGTGACAACGGCACTACATTTGTAGGCGCTTCGAGAGAGTTACAGCGACTCGCGCCATATCAAACTTCTATAGCACAACATTTAGAGGCGAACAACACTGAATGGCATTTCATTCCCCCACATGCTCCCAACTTCGGTGGGTTGTGGGAAGCGGGAGTGAAATCAACAAAGTTTCACCTCAAACGGGTTATCGGTGATGCGACACTTACCTATGAAGAGCTTACAACACTTCTTACCCAAGTCGAAGCTTGCCTGAATTCGCGACCGATAAGTGTTATGAATCTTAATGATCCTGGAGAACCAATACCATTGACCCCAGGACACTTTCTAATCGGTGAACCTATAATTTCAATACCAGAGTACACTAATTACGAAAGTTCAAATGTTCATTCTCTAACACGATGGCAATTTGTTCAGAGGATGTTGCAATCATTTTGGAGACGTTGGTCTCAAGAAtatttaagcaatttaatgCATCGTTATAAATGGTCGTCCAAGGCTCAAGAACCAAAGATTGGTGATATCGTTCTTATAAAAGAAGACGATATGCCTCCTAGTCGTTGGTTGATGGGTCGTATTATAGAGAAACATCCCGGTGATGATAAAATCACTCGTGTAGTTACGTTGCGCACAAAATCatctagtattataaaaaggcCAACTAATAAACTGTGTATTTTACCAGTATTCGAAGAATGA